The window AGAATCTTTGCCGAATCGCTCATAATCTTTAAAGCGTTCCCTTTGCTGATCTCTTGTGAGAGTGCGTCATGAATTTGACGTTAATGGCAAACTATCATGGAGATTAAGGGTTTGCAAGAATATTTGAGCACGCCTGATGATTAACCGTTATTCAAAAGAGAAGGGCAACGTCTGGTTTGGTACGATAAGATCCCTAACCTGACAGGTTTGTCAGCTCCCCTGTTGTTCAGTGTCACTGAAATGCTGGCTTTCGAATCAAGGTATTTTTTATCAGTTATTTCAGAGGCTTGAAAATAGAACGGTTTTTTGCTTGACATACGCCCTTGCGTTTTGCTTAGATTGCGCCTATGGAGAATGACGTAAGTATTTAAATTCATTGAAAATTTTTATTCATACTAAATATTTAGCACGGCTATATTTTTTTAGTTTACATAAATGGCCCGTGCTTGAATCCCTTCAGGAGTGTAATCGATATGCCTATTAAGAAATTCCGTAAGGTTATGGCTGCAAACCGTGGTGAAATTGCAATCCGGATCTTCCGTGCGTGTACGGAACTTGGTATCAATACGGTGGCTATCTATTCAGAAGAAGACAAACTGTCTCTGCATCGTTACAAGGCTGACGAGGCCTACCAGATCGGCAAGGGCAAGGGACCGATCGATGCTTATCTGAGCATTGACGAAATTATCGATCTGGCGCGAAAAAAAGATGTTGATGCGATCCATCCGGGTTATGGCTTCCTTTCAGAAAATGCTGAATTTGCTGAAGCCTGTGAGCGCGCCGGTATCGTTTTCATCGGTCCTACTCCGGAAATCCAGCGTCGTGTCGGAGATAAAATCTCCGGTCGCAAGGTTGCCGTGGATGCCGGTGTTCCCGTTGTCCCAGGAACAGATGATCCGATCAAGAGCGAAGAAGAGGCGTTGATCTTCGCCAAGTCTGTTGGCTACCCGATTATCGTCAAGGCGAGTTCAGGTGGTGGCGGTCGCGGTATGCGCGTGGCGCAGAATCAGAAAGAGCTTCTCGAGGGGCTCAAGTCGGCTGCCTCAGAGGCCAAAGCGGCATTTGGCGATGCCACTATCTTCCTGGAGAAGTTTGTCGAGGATCCAAAGCATGTTGAAGTGCAGATTCTCGGCGATAACCACGGTAATATCGTTCATTTCTACGAGCGGGATTGCTCCATTCAGAGGCGCCATCAGAAGGTTATTGAGATTGCGCCTTCACTCTACCTCAACAACAAGAAACGCAAAGAGGTTTGTGATTATGCTCTGGCTCTGGCAAACCACGTTGGCTATCGCAACGCCGGTACCGTTGAGTTCCTCATGGATAAGCAGGGCAACTTCTACTTCATCGAAGTGAACCCGCGCATCCAGGTTGAGCATACTGTTACAGAGTTGGTCACCATGCGCAACCTCGTGCAGGCCCAGATTCGTATTGCTCAGGGCCATAAACTCTCGGATCCGGAGCTTGGCATCAAGAGCCAGAAAGATATTGAGCTCCGCGGCTATGCAATCCAAAGCCGGATCACAACGGAAGATCCAACCAACAATTTTGCTCCTGATTTCGGCACGATCAAGGCTTATCGTACGGCGGCTGGTTTTGGCGTGCGCCTCGATGCTGCGGCCGGTTACGCCGGGGCGATCATCTCTCCCCATTATGATTCCCTGCTGGTCAAGATCTCTACCTGGGGACTGACCTTTCCCGATGCCTCCAGAACAATGCATCGCGCACTGCAGGAATTCCGTATCCGCGGCGTTAAGACCAATATCGGCTTCCTTGAGAAGGTCATCACTCACCCGGTCTTCCTCGAAGGCAACTGTGATACCTCTTTTCTGGATCAGCATCCCGAAGTCTTTCAGCTCCCGGTTAAAAAGGACCGCGCCAACAAGATCCTCAGCTATATCGGCCACACCACGGTCAATGGTTACCCGGGTATCGCACCGGAGAAGCGCCTTAAGTTCTCCGATCTGCGCGAGCCAGAAATCCCGGAAATCGAATATGGTCAGCAACACCCACGCGGAACCCGCGACATCCTGCTCGACAAGGGGCCGGAAGGTTTGGCCCGTTGGGTGCTCAAGAATCGGCAGTTGATGATTACCGACACCATCTGGCGTGATGCACACCAGTCACTGATGGCGACGCGTTTTCGGACTCATGATCTTGATCTGATCGCCGAAGCAACCGCACATCTGGGTGGTGGTCTTTTCTCCCTCGAAATGTGGGGTGGGGCGACCTACGACGTGGCTATGCGCTTTTTGACCGAGGACCCATGGGAGCGTCTCGAGCGTCTGCGTAAAAAAGTACCGAATATCCTGTTCCAAATGTTGCTGCGCGGCTCCAATGCAGTGGGCTATACCAACTATCCTGACAACGTGGTTCAGGAGTTCACGGTCAAGGCAGCTGAGAGCGGTATCGATGTTTTCAGGATCTTCGACTCCCTGAACTGGACCAAGGGCATGCAGGTCGCCATGGATGCAGTGCGCGAGCGTACCAATTCGGTTTGCGAAGCCTCCATGTGTTACACCGGAGACATCCTCGACCCCAAACGCGACAAGTACCCTCTGGAGTACTACGTTAATCTGGCAAAAGAGCTGGAGAACATGGGTGCCCATATTCTGGCGATCAAAGATATGGCCGGACTGCTCAAGCCGTTTGCTGCAGAAAAGCTGGTCAAGGCCTTGAAGAACGAGATTGGCATTCCGATTCACCTCCACACTCATGATACTTCGAGCAATGGTGGCTCCATGTTGATGATGGCCGCCCAGGCCGGCGTTGATATTGTCGATGTTGCGCTTTCGTCAGTGTCGGGTCTGACTGCACAGCCGAACATGAATGCTTTGCTCGCGACTCTCGAAGGCTCTATCTGGGATCCGCAGTTGGATCAGGGGGGTATGCAGAAACTGGCGAACTACTGGGAGACAGTACGCACCTATTACGAGCCTTTTGAGTCTGAGTTGCGCAGCGGAACTGCTCAGGTTTACCATCACGAAATTCCCGGTGGTCAATATTCCAACTACAAGCCGCAGGTCGAAGGCCTCGGTCTTGGTCATCGTTGGGAAGAGTGCAAAGAAATGTATCGCAAGGTCAACGACCTCTTTGGTGATGTCATCAAGGTCACCCCGTCTTCCAAAATCGTGGGCGATATGGCGATGTTCCTGGTGCAGAACAACCTTGAGCCGGAAGATGTCTTTACCAAGGGCGCAGATCTGGCCTTTCCACAGGGTGTGGTCGATTTTTTCAAAGGCATGATCGGGCAACCGGTTGGTGGCTTCCCTCCGGAATTGCAGAAGATAATCCTCAAGGGAGAGCAGCCTCTCACCTGTCGGCCAGGTGAATTGCTTGAACCTGTTGATTTTGCCGCCAAGCAGGAGGAGCTGCAGACCAAGCTCGGCCATAATGTCAGCGAGCGCGATGTCCTCTCGGCCGTACTCTATCCGGGTGTTTTTGAAGAGTATGATCGGTTTCGCCAGGAATACAGCGACACCTCTTTCCTGCCGACTCCAGTCTTCTTCTACGGGCTGGATGTCGGTGATGAGGTTAGCATAGACATCGAGGCCGGCAAGACCCTGATTATCAAGTTGAACGCTGTTGGCAGAGTCCATGAAGACGGTACGCGTAATATCTATTTTGAGCTGAATGGAGAGCCACGCGTGGTGAAGGTCAAGGATTTGTCCGCTGAGACTGATGTCGTCAGCCATGAAAAAGCTGATCCTGCCAATGTCAAACATGTTGGCGCGCCCATGCCGGGAAAAGTCTTCAAAATCATGGCTGTTGTTGGAGAAAAAATTTCAGCAGGGGAGACTTTGCTCACCACTGAAGCGATGAAGATGGAAACCAACGTCAAGGCCAAGGTTGATGGAGTGGTCGCGGAAATTCGATTTGGTGAGGCTGATCAGGTTGACCAGGGCGACCTATTGGTTATTCTTGAATAGCGCAAGCCATCGAACCGGGGGAGGGGAGTGTGGTGAAAATCTTCACTTCCCTCATTTGAGAAAAAATGATATTTCTTGTGACTGATAAATTTTTACTAACTTGAAATTATCATGATGCGGGGATGGATCTTATGTCAATAAACTGGCTGCTTCTGGGTGGACACCAATTACAAAAACGCGAGGTGATTCCTGACCAGGATGTGCAGAAAACTGAAGTGGTCACCGAGTGCTATTGTCCCAATGGGCATTCGGTCCTTTCCGATGGGCACAAGTTCCAGGGCCATCCGGGACTCTCACTCATGCTTAAGAGCAAAACGAGTGAAGGTTTGCTCATCATCAGTCCGGTCCTTGGTGACCGGGATAGAAACTTTGTAGGCTTTGAAAGAAAGGCCGGCGAGGTTGTCGATATCTGTTGCCCGACTTGTTCGGAAGCTTTTCCAATCTACAACCAGTGTCCCTGCGGTGCCCACCTTGTCGCTCTCTTTACGTCACCCAAGGCTCATTTTGCTCAGTGCATCGGTATTTGCCAGCGCCTTGGTTGTCTGCACTCGGAGCTGCTCAGCGAGCGTGATCTTCGTCTTTACAGCCGGCAGGATTATCTCTGAGCTGTCGGCCCCCATGTAAGTCTTGCTTAGCGTGTTGTTATCTCTTCTTGAACTCGCTTTCCCTTAGTCCTCAATTTTTTTGTCATATAATCCAGTGACAGGATCGTTTCCTCCTGCAATCTTTGGCCTTTCGTCTTTCGATTAAATCTTGACGCGTGAAGGGCTATCCCTTATAACAAAATACTATTGAATTGGTCTGGAATCTGGGTTCGTTGAACGTCTGACGTTTTCAGGTTAAACAACATGTTGATTTTCTAAAGGAGGCAGTATGCGTAAGACAGTACTAAAAAAGCTTATCCTGGTTGCTCTGTTGAGCATGGTTGTTCCCGCAACAGCTTTTGCTGCGGATACAATCAAGATTGGTGTAGCTGGTCCTCATACGGGCGATCTCGCCCCTTACGGTATCCCGACCAAGGAAGCTGCCGAGATGGTTGCTGACCAGGTCAACGCCGCTGGCGGCGTTCTTGGTATGCAAGTAGAAGTTATGCCGATGGACGATCAATGCAAGCCTGAGATTGCGACCAATGCTGCGACCAAATTGGTTTCCCAGGGTGTTGACGTGGTTATCGGTCACGTTTGTTCCGGCGCGACCAAGGCTGCTCTCGGTATCTACAAAGAAGCTAACATCATTGCCGTTTCCCCTTCGGCAACCAACCCACCTCTGACTCAGAGCGGTGACTATCCAAACTTCTACCGCACAATTGCTCCTGATGATGATCAGGGAAAGCTTGCTGCTGAATTTGCGACCGACAAGCTTGGTGCCAAGAAGATTGCTATCCTTCACGACAAAGGTGACTACGGCAAAGGTTTTGCCGATTTCTCCAAGCAGTTTGTAGAAGCCGGTGGCAAAGCTGAGGTTGTCCTGTTTGAAGGTGTTACTCCCGGTGCCATGGATTACTCAGCTGTCGTACAAAAAGTTCGTCGTGAGGGTGCTGATGCGGTTATTTTCGGCGGCTACCATCCTGAGGCCTCCAAGCTGGTTTCTCAGATGAACAAGAAGCGCATGAAAATTCCCTTCATTGGTCCCGACGGTGTTAAGGGCAACGGTTTCCTCGAAATCGCTGGCAAAGACGCTGAAGGCGTTTACGCGACGGGTCCGATGGACGTTTCTGCCTATGCTGAAAACCAGCAGGCAAAAGCTGATTACACCAGCAAATATGGCAAAGAGGCTGGGACCTTCTTCGATCAGGGTTATGCTGCTATGCAGGCGATTCTGAATGCAATTGAAGTCTCCGGTGGCACCGACTATGCCGGTCTGGAAAAAGCTCTCAGAAGTTCTTATGTTGAAACTGCCGTTGGTAAGATTAAGTTTGATGCTAAAGGTGATGCCGAAGGTGTTGGCTTCTCTGTCTTCCAGGTACAAGGTGGTCAGTTCGTTGAGCTGAAGTAGTCGGCTGGATGTGAATTGTTTAAAGCGGGGGATAGGCTTAGCCTATCCCCCAGTTTTTTGTGTTATAACTAAGCAACAAGAAGTAACTAAGTAAAAGCAACCGGGTCGTCGGTTGTAATCTCACTTTTAAGGACAGTGGAAAACATCGATGGAATATTTTCTTGAACTCTCAAGTAGCGGTTTGGTCCGAGGCAGTATTTACGCCCTGATCGCGCTGGGTTACACGATGGTATACGGCATCATTCAGCTGATAAATTTCGCCCATGGTGAAATTTATATGATTGGTGCTTTCGTTGCCCTGATCGTCTCCGGGGTGCTGACGATCTATGGCTTTTCCGGGGTCTCTATTCTTATCCTGGCTGCCCTGATCGCTGCGATTTATGCGGCGGCTTATGGCTATACCCTGGAAAAGATCGCATATCGGCCTCTGCGGAATGCTCCACGACTCTCGCCATTGATCAGTGCTATCGGTATGTCGCTGTTTCTGCAGAATTATGTTCTTCTCGCACAAACCCCTGATTTCCTGCCGTTTCCTGCGCTTATCCCGGATTTCGATTTTATGGAACCGATTGCGCATATCATGGGTTCGCCTGAGTTGGTGATTCTGGTGACAAGTGCTGTCAGCATGGTTGCTTTGACTGTGCTCATCAAATATACCCGAATCGGTAAAGCAATGCGGGCGACACAGCAGGATATGACCATGGCTCGCCTGGTTGGTGTCAATGTCGACAATGTCATCTCAATGACCTTTATTATCGGCTCTGTCCTGGCGGCAATCGGTGGTGTCCTGGTTGGTTCCTACATCGGCCAGATCAACTTCTATATCGGTTTTATGGCAGGCGTGAAAGCTTTTACAGCCGCGGTTCTTGGCGGTATTGGCAACATTCCCGGGGCCGTTCTTGGTGCCCTCGTTCTGGGCCTTACCGAGGCGTATGCCGCTGGCTATATCTCGAGCGCCTACGAAGATGTTTTTGC of the Deltaproteobacteria bacterium IMCC39524 genome contains:
- a CDS encoding branched-chain amino acid ABC transporter substrate-binding protein produces the protein MRKTVLKKLILVALLSMVVPATAFAADTIKIGVAGPHTGDLAPYGIPTKEAAEMVADQVNAAGGVLGMQVEVMPMDDQCKPEIATNAATKLVSQGVDVVIGHVCSGATKAALGIYKEANIIAVSPSATNPPLTQSGDYPNFYRTIAPDDDQGKLAAEFATDKLGAKKIAILHDKGDYGKGFADFSKQFVEAGGKAEVVLFEGVTPGAMDYSAVVQKVRREGADAVIFGGYHPEASKLVSQMNKKRMKIPFIGPDGVKGNGFLEIAGKDAEGVYATGPMDVSAYAENQQAKADYTSKYGKEAGTFFDQGYAAMQAILNAIEVSGGTDYAGLEKALRSSYVETAVGKIKFDAKGDAEGVGFSVFQVQGGQFVELK
- a CDS encoding branched-chain amino acid ABC transporter permease LivH (LivHMGF is the membrane component of the LIV-I/LS branched-chain amino acid transporter) — encoded protein: MEYFLELSSSGLVRGSIYALIALGYTMVYGIIQLINFAHGEIYMIGAFVALIVSGVLTIYGFSGVSILILAALIAAIYAAAYGYTLEKIAYRPLRNAPRLSPLISAIGMSLFLQNYVLLAQTPDFLPFPALIPDFDFMEPIAHIMGSPELVILVTSAVSMVALTVLIKYTRIGKAMRATQQDMTMARLVGVNVDNVISMTFIIGSVLAAIGGVLVGSYIGQINFYIGFMAGVKAFTAAVLGGIGNIPGAVLGALVLGLTEAYAAGYISSAYEDVFAFGVLVLILILRPSGLLGKAVKLKV
- a CDS encoding pyruvate carboxylase, which codes for MPIKKFRKVMAANRGEIAIRIFRACTELGINTVAIYSEEDKLSLHRYKADEAYQIGKGKGPIDAYLSIDEIIDLARKKDVDAIHPGYGFLSENAEFAEACERAGIVFIGPTPEIQRRVGDKISGRKVAVDAGVPVVPGTDDPIKSEEEALIFAKSVGYPIIVKASSGGGGRGMRVAQNQKELLEGLKSAASEAKAAFGDATIFLEKFVEDPKHVEVQILGDNHGNIVHFYERDCSIQRRHQKVIEIAPSLYLNNKKRKEVCDYALALANHVGYRNAGTVEFLMDKQGNFYFIEVNPRIQVEHTVTELVTMRNLVQAQIRIAQGHKLSDPELGIKSQKDIELRGYAIQSRITTEDPTNNFAPDFGTIKAYRTAAGFGVRLDAAAGYAGAIISPHYDSLLVKISTWGLTFPDASRTMHRALQEFRIRGVKTNIGFLEKVITHPVFLEGNCDTSFLDQHPEVFQLPVKKDRANKILSYIGHTTVNGYPGIAPEKRLKFSDLREPEIPEIEYGQQHPRGTRDILLDKGPEGLARWVLKNRQLMITDTIWRDAHQSLMATRFRTHDLDLIAEATAHLGGGLFSLEMWGGATYDVAMRFLTEDPWERLERLRKKVPNILFQMLLRGSNAVGYTNYPDNVVQEFTVKAAESGIDVFRIFDSLNWTKGMQVAMDAVRERTNSVCEASMCYTGDILDPKRDKYPLEYYVNLAKELENMGAHILAIKDMAGLLKPFAAEKLVKALKNEIGIPIHLHTHDTSSNGGSMLMMAAQAGVDIVDVALSSVSGLTAQPNMNALLATLEGSIWDPQLDQGGMQKLANYWETVRTYYEPFESELRSGTAQVYHHEIPGGQYSNYKPQVEGLGLGHRWEECKEMYRKVNDLFGDVIKVTPSSKIVGDMAMFLVQNNLEPEDVFTKGADLAFPQGVVDFFKGMIGQPVGGFPPELQKIILKGEQPLTCRPGELLEPVDFAAKQEELQTKLGHNVSERDVLSAVLYPGVFEEYDRFRQEYSDTSFLPTPVFFYGLDVGDEVSIDIEAGKTLIIKLNAVGRVHEDGTRNIYFELNGEPRVVKVKDLSAETDVVSHEKADPANVKHVGAPMPGKVFKIMAVVGEKISAGETLLTTEAMKMETNVKAKVDGVVAEIRFGEADQVDQGDLLVILE